In the Solanum pennellii chromosome 5, SPENNV200 genome, one interval contains:
- the LOC107019515 gene encoding uncharacterized protein LOC107019515 → MSPFSLLMKKGAPFNLDQTCSEAFKSIKSYLVKPPVLAAPMPGKPLILYNAAQERSVGALLAQENSEGKENALYYLSRTMTPNELNYSPIEKLCLALVFSIQKMKHYYQAHVVRLISRANPIKFFISKPVLSDLLARWYLQFQQFEIVYIPQKSVKGQALADFLADHPIPNDWELTDEFPDEDAMLIEFQPPWKMYFDGAAHRGGASAGVVFITSQQEILPFSFILKQCCSNNVAEYQALILGLEMAVDMKQLHLQVFGDSQLVINKLLGSYEVKNPELRPYHDYAQKLIRWLGDLILQHVRRTENKKADALATLASTLTLPDQTQVTVCLKWIVPPSNEEEYIENKLDHIVAIVEAANEDWRQPIIDYLCYGILPENPRRRTDIRRRAPRFLYYKDTLYRRSFEGMLLRCLGEEEAFQALQEAHVGVCGSHQSGPKHHFHIKRMGYYWPTMVKDCLYYAKKCDACQFHANFIHQPPEDHYQSLLVDTCTSWLQLVTFQNGLKWAEAVALKEVKNEKVANFIRVNIIYRFGIPRYIITNNGKPFDNKLMNKICDLFDFKQRKSSMYHAAANGLAEAFNKTLCNLLKKDNISHTNSSNTTSLAFGVEAVLPLERQIPSLRLAIQEGLTEEENARLRLAESEALDEKRLEAQQNLECYQARVSRAFNKKVHLRCFQVGDKVLAVRRPIITSHKSGGKFTSKLDGPYVVQESYSNGAYKLVDADGLRIGPINAKFLKRYYP, encoded by the exons ATGTCACCATTCAGTCTTCTTATGAAGAAAGGTGCTCCTTTTAATTTGGACCAAACATGTAGCGAAGCCTTTAAAAGTATCAAATCGTATCTAGTGAAACCTCCGGTTTTGGCAGCCCCTATGCCTGGAAAACCATTGATACTCTACAATGCAGCACAAGAAAGGTCTGTAGGAGCCCTGTTAGCTCAAGAGAATAGTGAAGGCAAAGAAAATGCTCTTTATTACTTAAGTAGAACAATGACGCCAAATGAGCTAAATTATTCGCcaattgaaaagttatgctTGGCACTGGTCTTctcaattcaaaagatgaaGCATTATTATCAAGCTCATGTTGTCCGACTTATTTCTAGAGCAAATCCCATCaagttttttatttcaaaacctGTCCTTAGTGACCTACTAGCAAGATGGTACCTCCAATTCCAACAATTTGAGATTGTGTACATCCCTCAAAAATCCGTGAAGGGACAAGCACTAGCGGATTTCTTAGCAGACCATCCTATACCAAATGATTGGGAGTTAACTGATGAGTTTCCTGATGAAGATGCGATGTTAATTGAATTTCAACCTCCTTGGAAAATGTACTTTGACGGGGCTGCACATCGCGGCGGAGCTAGTGCTGGCGTGGTGTTCATCACTTCACAACAAGAGATTCTACCATTCTCTTTTATTCTAAAACAATGTTGCTCCAATAATGTCGCTGAATATCAAGCACTGATACTTGGACTTGAAATGGCCGTTGACATGAAACAATTACATTTACAGGTCTTTggtgactctcaattggtgATTAATAAACTCTTAGGAAGTTATGAGGTAAAAAATCCTGAATTGCGACCTTATCATGATTATGCTCAAAAGTTGATAAGATGGCTTGGGGATTTAATTCTTCAACATGTGCGTCGAACAGAGAATAAGAAAGCTGATGCATTGGCTACTCTAGCTTCAACGCTAACCCTTCCTGATCAAACGCAAGTAACTGTCTGTTTAAAATGGATAGTACCACCGTCaaatgaggaagaatatattgaaaataagctTGATCATATCGTTGCCATTGTTGAAGCTGCGAATGAAGATTGGAGACAACCCATCATTGACTACCTATGTTATGGGATACTTCCAGAAAATCCAAGAAGAAGAACTGACATACGTCGTCGTGCACCTCGTTTCCTTTACTACAAGGATACATTATATAGAAGATCATTTGAGGGTATGTTATTACGATGTTTGGGAGAGGAAGAAGCGTTTCAAGCCCTGCAAGAAGCACACGTAGGAGTATGTGGATCACATCAATCTGGACCAAAACATCATTTTCACATAAAGAGGATGGGGTATTACTGGCCAACCATGGTGAAAGATTGCTTATATTATGCCAAGAAATGCGATGCTTGTCAATTTCATGCAAATTTCATTCATCAGCCACCCGAA GACCATTACCAAAGTCTTCTGGTGGACACTTGTACATCTTGGCTGCAACTGGTTACTTTTCAAAATGGGCTAAAATGGGCTGAAGCTGTCGCTCTTAAAGAGGTGAAGAACGAGAAAGTTGCAAATTTTATCcgagtaaatattatttatcgcTTTGGCATCCCTCGctatataataacaaataatgGCAAACCATTTGATAACAAGTTAATGAACAAGATTTGTGATCTTTTTGACTTTAAGCAGCGTAAATCTTCTATGTACCATGCTGCCGCTAATGGTCTTGCTGAAGCATTCAATAAGACTCTATGCAACCTGCTCAAGAAA GACAACATATCGCACACCAACTCAAGCAACACCACATCACTTGCTTTTGGAGTTGAAGCAGTCCTGCCACTCGAGCGTCAAATACCCTCCTTAAGACTTGCTATTCAAGAAGGGCTCACTGAGGAAGAAAATGCTCGATTGCGTCTTGCTGAGTCAGAAGCACTTGATGAAAAGAGGTTAGAAGCCCAACAAAACCTTGAATGTTATCAAGCTCGTGTATCTCGTGCTTTTAATAAGAAGGTTCACTTGAGGTGCTTTCAAGTAGGAGATAAAGTTCTCGCAGTAAGAAGACCAATCATTACTTCGCACAAGTCTGGGGGCAAATTTACCTCAAAGTTGGATGGACCATATGTCGTACAAGAATCTTATTCAAATGGTGCTTATAAGCTTGTTGATGCTGATGGCTTAAGGATCGGTCCTATTAATGCCAAATTTCTAAAGAGATACTATCCTTGA